In Archocentrus centrarchus isolate MPI-CPG fArcCen1 chromosome 24, fArcCen1, whole genome shotgun sequence, one DNA window encodes the following:
- the chgb gene encoding secretogranin-1, with translation MRLILFVLAVAALLTGNLALPVGKEEQRQDVVTRCLVEVLSKALSKPDSQLDQQCKDIIQAGIKHEDKKSGDGLVTQEEIVKVHAEPVAKAADVKDIEELLKSVEEKRENPEDERSQESWSLGDEKDKRHENEVEEEREKRSSWRPGRFHQKKHKRGEEEEDGERSQESWGVDEKRSQDEEEEGEEREKRNWRPGRYHQKKHKRDEGPLEEEEAEEERSQEYWDINKRNGDEDEEERYKPIWKPTHRYHHKKTLHKRSDEPSEGDEDEERSQEYWDFDTGREKRNWRPGRYHQRRHKRDEELSEEAREEPDEERSQEYWDFDTGREKRNWRPGRYHQRRHKRDEELSEEAREEPDEERSQENWDFDTGREKRSWRPGRYHQRRHKRDEELSEEAREEPNEERSQEYWDFDTGREKRSWRPGRYHQRRHKRDEELSEEAREEPDEERSQENWDFDTGREKKNWRPGRYHQRRHKRDEELSEEAREEPDEERSQEIWDFDTGREKRSWRPGRYHQRRHKRDEEVAEEDADEAKDRDTALRYLAEKRNPWIYKGYYHPAWFKRDSDEHTATSNKMDELAKLLSYKINQLANHSNQEEAKRSSQQRGLTPQEEKELQNLAAMDMELQKIAAKLHENTA, from the exons ATGAGACTGATTTTATTCGTGTTAGCGGTTGCGGCTCTGTTGACAG GAAATCTTGCGCTTCCAGTTGGGAAAGAAGAACAGAGACAAGATGTG GTAACACGTTGTTTGGTTGAAGTCCTGTCCAAAGCTCTCTCCAAACCGGACTCTCAGTTGGATCAGCAATGCAAAGACATCATCCAAGCAG GTATTaaacatgaagacaaaaaaagtgGGGATGGCTTAGTAACTCAAGAAGAGATAGTCAAAGTTCACGCAGAGCCGGTGGCAAAGGCAGCAGATGTGAAAGACATTGAGGAACTCCTGAAATCTgtggaagagaaaagagaaaacccAGAAGATGAACGCAGCCAAGAATCCTGGAGTCTGGGTGATGagaaggacaaaagacatgagAATGAGGTGGAAGAAGAACGGGAGAAGAGGAGCAGCTGGAGGCCTGGAAGGTTCCaccaaaaaaagcacaaacgaggagaggaagaagaggacgGCGAGCGCAGTCAAGAGAGTTGGGGAGTTGATGAAAAGAGGTCacaagatgaagaagaggaaggcgaagagagagagaagaggaactGGAGGCCTGGAAGATACCaccaaaagaaacacaaacgaGATGAGGGACCTTTagaagaagaggaggcagaggaggaacgTAGCCAAGAGTACTGGGatataaacaaaagaaatggggatgaggatgaggaggagagatACAAGCCCATTTGGAAACCCACACATCGCTATCATCACAAGAAAACACTCCACAAACGCAGTGATGAACCATCAGAGGGTGACGAAGATGAAGAGCGCAGCCAGGAGTACTGGGATTTTGACActggaagagagaaaagaaattgGAGGCCTGGCAGGTACCaccagaggagacacaaacgAGATGAAGAGCTATCAGAAGAAGCCAGAGAAGAGCCTGATGAAGAGCGCAGCCAGGAGTACTGGGATTTTGACActggaagagagaaaagaaattgGAGGCCTGGCAGGTACCaccagaggagacacaaacgAGATGAAGAACTATCAGAAGAAGCCAGAGAAGAGCCCGATGAAGAACGCAGCCAGGAAAACTGGGATTTTGACActggaagagagaagagaagctgGAGGCCTGGCAGGTACCACCAGAGGAGACACAAAAGAGATGAAGAGCTATCAGAAGAAGCCAGAGAAGAACCTAATGAAGAACGCAGCCAGGAGTACTGGGATTTTGACActggaagagagaagagaagctgGAGGCCTGGCAGGTACCaccagaggagacacaaacgAGATGAAGAGCTATCAGAAGAAGCCAGAGAAGAGCCTGATGAAGAGCGCAGCCAGGAGAACTGGGATTTTGACActggaagagagaaaaaaaattggaggCCTGGCAGGTACCaccagaggagacacaaacgAGATGAAGAACTATCAGAAGAAGCCAGAGAAGAGCCCGATGAAGAACGCAGCCAGGAGATCTGGGATTTTGACActggaagagagaagagaagctgGAGGCCTGGCAGGTACCaccagaggagacacaaacgGGACGAGGAGGTTGCCGAAGAAGATGCAGATGAGGCAAAGGACAGAGACACAGCTTTGAG gtatcttgCTGAGAAGCGCAACCCCTGGATTTACAAAGGCTACTACCACCCAGCCTGGTTTAAAAGGGATTCAGATGAACACACTGCAACCTCAAACAAG ATGGATGAACTGGCCAAGTTGCTGAGCTATAAGATAAACCAGCTGGCCAACCACTCTAATCAAGAGGAGGCAAAGAGAAGCTCACAGCAGAGAGGACTTACACCacaggag gagaAAGAGCTACAAAACCTGGCGGCAATGGATATGGAGTTGCAGAAAATTGCAGCCAAGTTGcatgaaaacactgcataa
- the LOC115774504 gene encoding solute carrier family 23 member 1-like, whose product MASVKENGGVDNLAFDMEEQVNDQLKGNADKTCGSDSVAEEDRNKPTYCVTDVPPWYLCIFLAIQHYLTAFGGIISIPLILSEGLCLQHDSLTQSRLINNIFFVSGLCTLLQVVFGVRLPILQGGTFALVTPAMALLSMPDWECPAWTKNASLVNTSSPIFIEVWQTRMRTLQGSIMVASLLQVLVGFSGLIGFLMRFIGPLTIAPTVSLIGLSLYDSAGVKAGSHWGISAMTAALIILFSQYLRRIPIPVPAYDKIKKLHISKFFLFQIMPILLGIAVSWLVCYILTIYDVLPSDPAEYGYLARTDVKGNVVSEASWFTFTYPGQWGLPTVSLAGVFGIMAGIICSMAESVGDYHACARLSGAPPPPKHAISRGIGIEGIGSLLAGAFGTGNGTTSFSENVAALGITRVGSRTVILLSGIFMILMGMLGKIGAIFTTIPTPVIGGMFTIMFGVIGAAGISNLQSTDMNSSRNIFIFGFSMFSALVIPNWIMKNPNCLQTGVKEVDQVLRILLTTHMFVGGFLGFFLDNTIPGTKRERGFLAWEKVYLEDSSNTLATDEVYDLPFGITSHLQSQSWVRYIPFCPYKGHSSQPEDNKVTQSPGSEYSTRI is encoded by the exons ATGGCTTCAGTGAAGGAAAACGGTGGAGTCGACAATCTTGCATTTGAT ATGGAAGAGCAAGTCAATGATCAACTCAAAGGAAATGCAGATAAAACTTGTGGGAGCGATTCTGTAGCAGAGGAAGACAGAAATAAACCAACCTATTGTGTGACTGATGTTCCACCTTGGTACCTTTGTATTTTCTTGGCCATTCAG CATTACCTGACAGCATTTGGTGGGATAATTTCTATCCCTCTCATTCTCTCGGAGGGCCTGTGTCTGCAGCATGACAGCCTGACCCAGAGTCGGCTCATTAACAACATTTTCTTCGTCTCTGGCCTGTGCACACTCCTGCAGGTCGTCTTCGGTGTCAG GCTTCCCATCCTACAGGGAGGTACATTTGCCTTGGTGACCCCTGCCATGGCCTTGTTGTCCATGCCAGACTGGGAGTGCCCAGCTTGGACCAAGAATGCCAGTTTGGTCAATACCTCCTCACCTATCTTCATAGAAGTGTGGCAGACCCGCATGAGAACA CTGCAGGGCTCTATCATGGTAGCCTCTCTCCTCCAGGTCCTGGTTGGTTTCTCCGGCCTCATCGGCTTCCTGATGCGCTTCATTGGCCCCTTAACCATTGCCCCAACCGTCTCACTCATAGGCCTGTCGCTGTACGACTCAGCTGGAGTGAAGGCTGGCAGTCACTGGGGCATCTCTGCCAT GACCGCAGCGCTGATCATCCTTTTCTCTCAGTACCTCCGCCGCATACCGATCCCTGTTCCTGCATACGACAAAATCAAGAAACTGCACATCTCGAAGTTCTTTCTCTTTCAGATAATGCCT ATTCTACTGGGCATTGCAGTCTCATGGTTAGTCTGCTACATCCTCACCATCTATGATGTCCTGCCATCTGATCCAGCTGAATACGGGTACCTGGCCCGCACTGATGTGAAGGGCAATGTCGTGAGTGAGGCTTCCTGGTTCACATTTACTTATCCTG GTCAGTGGGGGTTACCAACTGTCAGCCTGGCAGGTGTGTTTGGCATTATGGCTGGAATAATATGCTCCATGGCAGAGTCTGTGGGTGACTACCATGCGTGTGCCAGGCTGTCAGGTGCACCACCTCCTCCCAAGCACGCCATCAGCCGGGGCATCGGCATTGAGGGAATTGGCTCTTTGTTGGCAGGGGCCTTTGGCACGGGCAATGGCACTACTTCGTTTAGTGAGAATGTGGCAGCCCTCGGGATAACCAGA GTGGGGAGTCGGACAGTGATTCTTCTAAGTGgaattttcatgattttgatGGGAATGCTTGGAAAAATTGGAGCAATCTTCACAACCATCCCCACACCTGTGATTGGAGGAATGTTCACAATCATGTTTGGGGTCATAGGAGCTGCTGGAATTTCTAATCTACAG TCCACAGATATGAATTCTTCTAGGAATATCTTTATATTCGGTTTCTCCATGTTTTCTGCACTCGTCATTCCAAACTGGATCATGAAGAATCCCAACTGTCTTCAAACAG GAGTCAAGGAGGTGGACCAAGTGTTGCGTATATTGTTGACCACCCATATGTTTGTAGGAGGGTTCCTCGGTTTCTTCTTAGACAACACAATTCCTG GGACTAAACGTGAACGTGGCTTCTTAGCCTGGGAAAAGGTGTATCTTGAAGACTCTAGCAACACTTTGGCAACTGATGAGGTGTATGATCTTCCATTTGGCATAACCTCTCACCTCCAATCTCAGTCCTGGGTTCGTTACATCCCTTTCTGCCCATACAAGGGTCACAGTTCTCAGCCAGAGGACAACAAAGTGACACAGAGCCCAGGGAGTGAGTACAGCACACGGATCTGA
- the gpcpd1 gene encoding glycerophosphocholine phosphodiesterase GPCPD1 — METCEVTLAIRGETSPGEVFAVVGSCEALGSWSHQKAVTLHPVGDDKCRWTTTVTVPKGVVTSYRYFKGFFLESKSAGGPCQVIVNLWETHHRPRTMSPTATYQDIDDGQFGLNDGINCVDSGWLTCQTEIRLRLHYSKKAPVSITKKKFKKSRFRIKLTLEGVEEEEEEEENELCPSSWHKMTTTLEISMISANGYKSRHSQPECGYALEPSQWTEYSIHTMDPDNLELTFEFFEEDLSEHVVQGDIHPGHVGTACLLSSSFLEDGKDIGVVTLPIMGRNARQTIGKVRVDFLVIRPIQGLQCDMSSSYTKYWKKGSTLDVGHRGSGSTHAAKHHRIRENTIASFKSAAKHGVAFVEFDVHLSKDAVPIVYHDLTCCISTKKKNDKNLELIEVPVKDLTFDQLQLLKLAHVTAMNVNDHKDLQDDEDEIDEHQPFPSLSQIFQAVPEHVGFNIELKWICQMKDGSWEGNLSSYFNMNTFLDIVLRDVLQKGGKRRIVFSCFDPDICTMVRHKQNKYPILFLTQGISDKYPELMDIRCQSTQIAISFAQSENILGISAHTEELLKHLDYIGDAQSKGLVVFSWGDDNNDHETRRKLRAQGIDGLIYDSIGEDQTDQPNFFQIEEQHSLQEVITEETLKSASCSCYSIPCSMAPCIASRVRGGNAESDSGLSSS; from the exons ATGGAGACCTGTGAGGTGACGTTGGCCATCAGGGGAGAGACATCCCCGG GTGAGGTCTTTGCAGTTGTTGGTAGCTGTGAAGCCTTGGGAAGCTGGAGCCATCAGAAAGCTGTGACTTTACATCCTGTTGGTGACGATAA GTGCAGGTGGACTACAACAGTCACTGTGCCTAAAGGTGTTGTTACCAGCTACCGCTATTTTAAAGGCTTCTTTCTGGAGTCTAAG AGTGCAGGTGGTCCCTGTCAAGTGATCGTCAATTTGTGGGAGACCCATCATCGCCCCCGCACGATGAGCCCCACAG CAACATACCAGGATATTGATGATGGACAGTTTGGATTAAATG ATGGGATAAACTGCGTTGACTCTGGGTGGCTGACGTGTCAGACAGAAATTCGCTTGCGTCTGCACTATTCTAAGAAGGCTCCAGTGTCCATCACTAAGAAGAAATTCAAGAAGTCTCGCTTCAG GATCAAGTTGACGTTAGAGGGCgttgaagaggaggaggaggaggaggaaaatgagCTCTGTCCTTCATCTTGGCACAAGATGACCACCACTCTGGAAATCAGTATGATTAGTGCCAACGGCTATAAGTCGCGCCACTCCCAGCCTGAGTGCGGCTACGCACTGGAGCCTTCCCAGTGGACTGAGTACAGTATCCACACCATGGACCCAGATAACCTCGAGCTCACGTTTGAGTTCTTTGAG GAGGATCTGAGTGAGCATGTAGTCCAGGGGGACATCCATCCAGGACATGTAGGCACTGCCTgcctcctctcttcttcatTTTTAGAGGATGGCAAGGATATTGGAGTAGTTACTCTTCCCATAATGGGGCGAAATGCCAGACAGACCATTGGAAAAGTAAGag tgGATTTCCTGGTAATCCGACCCATCCAGGGACTGCAGTGTGACATGAGCTCATCATACACCAAGTACTGGAAAAAGGGAAGTACTTTGGATGTGGGTCACAGGGGATCAGGCAGCACCCATGCAGCCAA GCACCACAGAATCAGAGAAAACACTATAGCCTCATTTAAAAGTGCTGCTAAGCAT GGTGTAGCGTTCGTAGAGTTTGATGTTCACCTCTCCAAGGATGCTGTACCTATTGTATACCATGACTTGACTTGCTGCATATCCACTAAGAAG aaaaatgacaagaaTCTGGAGCTCATTGAGGTGCCAGTCAAAGACCTGACATTTGACCAGCTGCAGCTTTTGAAG CTGGCTCACGTCACTGCAATGAATGTAAACGATCACAAAG acCTGCAGGACGACGAAGATGAAATCGATGAGCATCAGCCGTTCCCCTCGCTCTCACAG ATCTTCCAAGCCGTTCCTGAACACGTTGGCTTCAACATTGAGCTCAAATGGATCTGCCAGATGAAG GACGGGTCATGGGAGGGCAACTTATCCTCTTACTTCAACATGAATACATTTCTGGACATCGTTCTGAGAGATGTTCTGCAGAAAGGTGGAAAAAGACGCAtcgttttctcctgttttgacCCAGATATCTGCACCAT GGTGCGTCATAAGCAGAACAAGTACCCCATCCTCTTCCTGACTCAGGGAATTTCAGACAAGTATCCCGAGCTGATGGACATCCGGTGCCAGTCCACTCAGATTGCCATCAGCTTCGCCCAGAGTGAAAATATTCTG ggaATCAGCGCCCACACAGAGGAGCTGTTAAAGCACCTTGACTACATTGGAGACGCCCAGTCTAAAGGCCTGGTAGTGTTCAGCTGGGGAGATGACAACAATGATCACGAAACTAGAAGGAAGCTGAGAGCGCAGGGAATCGACGGGCTCATCTATGACAG